A part of Liolophura sinensis isolate JHLJ2023 chromosome 1, CUHK_Ljap_v2, whole genome shotgun sequence genomic DNA contains:
- the LOC135482406 gene encoding LOW QUALITY PROTEIN: F-box/LRR-repeat protein 7-like (The sequence of the model RefSeq protein was modified relative to this genomic sequence to represent the inferred CDS: inserted 1 base in 1 codon; deleted 2 bases in 1 codon): MTQVQQTAVSLMGGSSWSSPSTKGHHHHHQHHLHRQNHINQECPRSGVRMSPRPPLSPGMYKVQHMDARIDFMTNEFNHMDLHDTDRLIMKSSKGKRHHSRLSPFDLLSDDVIVKIFSSLPTDSLCRCSRVCHRXYRLVWDPTSGLPLVINTDTINIDKALRVLTKRLSYETPSVCVIVEKINLNGCEKLTDRGLHIIAKRCPELRHLELHGCANVTNTALFEVVSYCVNLEYLNVTGCPNITCISLLEGAISPSSPHHLRQIYLRHLDMTDCTALEDEGLQIISLHCTQLQFLYLRRCVLVSDRGMQFVAHYCTSLRELSVSDCRRVTDFGMRELSKLDSNLRYLSVAKCDKISDVGIKFIAKHCTRLRYLNVRGCEAVSDDSLELLAQNCTRLKSLDLGKCDVTDEGLQVLAQNCPQLKRLSLKSCDAITDEGVIQLAYHCQALQQLNIQDCHLTAQAYRTVKKYCRKCIIEHTNPGFCI, translated from the exons ATGACCCAAGTTCAACAGACAGCAGTTTCTCTCATGGGCGGCTCCAGTTGGTCGAGCCCAAGTACCAAGGgccaccatcatcatcatcagcatCATCTACATCGTCAAAACCACATTAATCAGGAGTGTCCTCGTTCCGGGGTCAGGATGTCTCCACGACCTCCACTGTCTCCCGGCATGTACAAAGTGCAGCACATGGATGCGCGTATTGACTTCATGACCAACGAGTTTAACCACATGGACTTGCATGACACAGATCGGTTAATCATGAAATCATCAAAAGGCAAGCGTCATCATTCGAGACTGTCTCCTTTTGACTTGCTGTCTGATGATGTCATTGTCAAAATATTCTCCAGTCTTCCTACGGACTCGTTGTGTCGATGTTCACGGGTTTGTCACC TGTACAGGCTTGTCTGGGACCCAACC TCTGGACTGCCATTGGTCATCAACACAGATACCATCAACATTGACAAGGCTTTGCGAGTGCTCACCAAACGCCTCAGCTATGAAACGCCGAGTGTCTGCGTGATTGTAGAGAAAATTAATCTGAATGGATGTGAAAAGCTAACAGATAGAGGTCTGCACATCATCGCCAAACGCTGTCCAGAACTGAGGCATCTGGAGCTGCATGGCTGCGCAAACGTCACAAACACGGCGTTGTTTGAGGTCGTGTCTTACTGTGTCAATCTGGAGTACCTTAATGTTACAG GCTGCCCCAACATTACGTGTATAAGTCTGCTGGAGGGGGCGATCTCCCCATCCTCACCCCACCACTTACGCCAAATCTACCTGAGACACCTGGACATGACGGACTGTACTGCCCTGGAGGACGAGGGACTccagattatctcccttcactGCACACAGTTACAGTTTCTCTACCTGCGACGATGCGTGCTTGTCAGTGATCGTGGAATGCAGTTTGTGGCGCACTACTGCACCAGTTTGCGCGAGCTCAGCGTCAGCGACTGTCGCCGTGTTACAGACTTTGGTATGAGGGAGTTGTCAAAACTAGACTCTAATCTACGCTACTTGAGCGTGGCTAAATGTGATAAGATCTCAGATGTGGGCATCAAGTTCATTGCCAAGCACTGCACACGGCTGCGGTACTTGAACGTTCGTGGCTGTGAAGCTGTCTCCGATGACTCGTTAGAACTCCTTGCTCAGAACTGTACGCGTCTTAAGTCGCTGGATTTGGGGAAGTGCGATGTGACTGATGAGGGACTACAGGTGCTGGCGCAGAACTGCCCCCAGCTGAAGCGTCTCAGCCTAAAGTCGTGCGACGCGATTACAGACGAGGGTGTGATACAGCTTGCATATCATTGCCAAGCTCTACAGCAGCTCAACATCCAGGACTGCCACCTGACGGCACAGGCTTACAGGACGGTCAAAAAGTACTGTCGTAAATGTATAATAGAACATACCAACCCAGGCTTCTGTATCTAA